In one window of Candidatus Scalindua sp. DNA:
- a CDS encoding DUF748 domain-containing protein: MGIGEFYHKLPAAMKYVTIAAAIFLLYTITGLLIAPSIVRSKLISGLTETFGRNVVIEQVRINPFALSLTVGDFEMSELNGERFFHFDELYVNFQFSSLFRRAFTFAQIRLVRPDGKVQILPDGKFNFSDLIASLGTSGSLTEKNSALPPVIISRLQIERGRLEYSDLSHPTPFEVKLSPVKILLESFSTRENSAGRYLVRAKTSKGGELYCEGDISVNPLGSHGKLTLSKVQTSTLWEYIQDQVGFIVSDGYLDMDAGYSVGLSGGGIDLKLVDGNMKLGGLELVEKENTGELLSIPSLSVKGIDIDFSQKEAVIGKVYTMDLKFHDRLDKDGIMHSQKLFIPDSVRERDEGDFTRLTSAAGEGKTWRFTVHEVNVEDSRIRMQNHTLPEIQKLNLDPVTVNLKNLSNEKDSKMELSIDLGLNETGTIHLAGEAGMDPVFAVAHAKATRLPLSSFQPTLNAFTKITIVGGTLDLDGSVNYMSLGSEGPLVRYEGDAKIESLRISDQIFSEELLKWESLSLSGISCNVIPYGINISEVVASKPYAKVIIWQDGTINLSTVLAMSDSRKGQEKLFLSRVLPAEDDRKSDGDSLVAEGSSTFDLSPFPINIDEIRIENGSADFTDLTLKPNFVIHMEGLNGIVKGVTSESGTRADVVLKGEVDEHAPVTIAGKINLLSAQKYADLSLIFKNMELTTATPYSAKFAGYPIEKGKISLNLKYKLSENLLIGENVIRVDQLTLGDRIDSKDATKLPVKLAIALLKDRQGRIDLDLPIRGELNDPEFNYGSVILKAFVGLVTKIVTSPFSVLAGLVGGGDEELGSVEFKYGRSELSDREVRKLDKLAKALFERPMLMLEIRASADDKNDRKALGEWELHNRMLSEGGRTIPTGTDYSRTQDISLSDEEYGRLIITMYKRDFGHHPKKLFGDDGGPDFHRENSDKDEHPESKAGTVEPGGVVAAAKRHLIDKILIDDTMLRTLARERAKQIKNYLIVKGGVPNEQLFIIDGKINKSVNGDRIHTTLSLSTR; this comes from the coding sequence ATGGGGATAGGTGAGTTTTACCACAAGCTGCCGGCTGCCATGAAGTATGTCACCATTGCAGCTGCCATCTTTCTTTTATATACCATTACAGGATTACTTATTGCACCCTCAATTGTGAGATCTAAGCTCATATCAGGTCTGACTGAGACATTTGGCCGTAATGTCGTCATTGAACAAGTGAGAATCAACCCATTTGCTCTTTCATTAACCGTGGGAGATTTTGAAATGAGTGAACTGAATGGAGAGAGATTTTTTCATTTTGATGAGTTGTATGTTAACTTCCAGTTTTCATCTCTTTTTCGCAGGGCATTTACTTTTGCGCAGATCCGCCTGGTTAGGCCTGATGGAAAGGTGCAGATTCTACCTGATGGGAAATTTAATTTTTCTGATCTCATTGCTTCACTGGGTACGAGTGGTTCTTTAACTGAAAAAAACAGTGCCCTGCCTCCAGTTATCATTTCACGGTTACAGATCGAGCGGGGCCGTCTTGAATACAGTGATCTCTCGCATCCTACTCCTTTCGAAGTAAAATTGTCTCCAGTAAAAATTTTGTTAGAGAGTTTCAGTACCAGGGAAAATAGTGCTGGCCGCTATCTCGTCAGGGCAAAAACAAGCAAAGGTGGAGAGCTCTACTGTGAAGGAGATATTTCTGTCAATCCTCTGGGTTCTCATGGAAAGCTTACCCTATCGAAAGTACAGACCAGTACTTTATGGGAATACATTCAAGATCAGGTTGGTTTCATAGTATCAGATGGTTATCTTGACATGGATGCAGGATACAGTGTGGGTTTGAGTGGGGGGGGGATCGATCTGAAACTTGTAGATGGCAATATGAAACTTGGTGGATTGGAACTTGTTGAGAAGGAGAATACGGGTGAATTGCTCTCGATACCTTCCCTTTCTGTGAAAGGTATTGACATTGATTTCTCACAAAAGGAGGCTGTTATTGGCAAAGTGTATACTATGGATTTGAAATTTCACGACAGGCTTGATAAGGATGGCATTATGCACTCCCAGAAACTCTTTATTCCTGATAGCGTTCGTGAGAGGGATGAGGGGGATTTTACGAGGTTAACCAGTGCTGCCGGAGAGGGGAAGACCTGGCGTTTTACTGTTCATGAAGTGAACGTGGAAGATTCTCGCATACGTATGCAAAATCATACATTACCCGAAATACAAAAATTAAATCTTGATCCTGTTACGGTAAATCTGAAGAATCTGAGCAATGAGAAAGATTCGAAAATGGAACTCTCCATAGATCTTGGGCTGAATGAAACCGGGACCATACATCTTGCAGGAGAGGCGGGTATGGATCCTGTTTTTGCAGTCGCTCATGCCAAGGCAACCAGATTGCCCCTGAGCTCTTTTCAGCCGACATTGAATGCCTTCACAAAGATTACTATTGTTGGCGGTACCCTAGACCTTGATGGCTCAGTTAACTATATGAGCTTGGGGAGCGAAGGACCTCTTGTGCGCTATGAGGGTGATGCGAAGATTGAGAGTTTGCGGATTTCAGATCAAATATTCTCTGAAGAGTTACTTAAGTGGGAATCACTCTCATTAAGTGGAATATCCTGCAACGTAATACCTTATGGGATAAATATTTCCGAAGTTGTTGCCAGTAAACCATACGCAAAGGTCATTATCTGGCAGGACGGTACCATAAATTTGTCAACGGTGCTGGCGATGTCAGACAGCAGGAAAGGTCAAGAAAAACTGTTCTTGTCCAGGGTGTTGCCTGCAGAAGATGACCGGAAGTCAGACGGAGACTCTTTGGTGGCAGAAGGGAGTTCCACTTTTGATCTCAGCCCCTTTCCCATTAACATTGATGAAATTCGAATTGAAAATGGATCAGCCGATTTTACCGATCTTACCCTCAAGCCAAATTTTGTTATTCATATGGAGGGGTTAAACGGGATTGTGAAGGGGGTAACCTCTGAGTCTGGGACAAGAGCTGATGTTGTACTCAAGGGTGAAGTTGATGAACATGCACCGGTAACCATTGCGGGTAAAATAAATCTTTTAAGTGCTCAAAAATATGCCGATTTATCACTTATCTTCAAAAACATGGAACTCACCACAGCTACTCCATACTCTGCAAAATTTGCAGGATATCCCATCGAGAAAGGGAAAATATCGTTAAATTTGAAGTACAAACTGTCAGAAAATCTGCTTATTGGCGAGAATGTAATCCGGGTAGATCAGCTGACTCTTGGTGATCGTATTGACAGTAAAGATGCCACAAAATTACCTGTCAAACTTGCAATAGCCCTGCTTAAAGACCGTCAAGGGAGAATAGACCTGGATCTGCCGATTCGTGGAGAACTCAATGACCCGGAGTTTAATTATGGAAGTGTTATTCTGAAGGCTTTCGTGGGTCTGGTTACCAAGATAGTGACCTCGCCATTTTCTGTCCTGGCGGGGCTTGTAGGTGGAGGAGATGAAGAGCTTGGATCTGTTGAGTTTAAATACGGAAGATCGGAACTCAGTGATCGGGAAGTCAGGAAACTGGACAAACTGGCTAAGGCACTTTTTGAGAGACCTATGCTTATGCTTGAAATCAGGGCATCTGCAGATGACAAGAATGACCGGAAGGCATTGGGAGAGTGGGAATTACATAACAGGATGTTGAGTGAAGGAGGAAGGACGATCCCGACCGGGACGGATTATTCCCGGACTCAAGACATCTCTTTATCAGATGAGGAGTATGGACGTCTTATCATTACGATGTATAAGAGAGATTTTGGTCACCATCCAAAGAAGCTGTTTGGTGATGATGGTGGCCCTGATTTTCATCGTGAAAATAGTGACAAGGATGAACATCCAGAGAGCAAAGCTGGAACAGTTGAACCCGGAGGGGTTGTAGCGGCAGCCAAAAGACACCTCATCGATAAAATTCTTATTGATGATACAATGCTGAGAACTTTGGCCCGGGAGAGAGCAAAACAGATCAAGAACTATCTTATCGTGAAGGGAGGAGTACCAAATGAACAGCTATTTATTATAGATGGTAAAATCAACAAATCCGTAAATGGCGATCGCATACATACAACCCTTTCATTATCGACACGATAA
- a CDS encoding NAD(P)/FAD-dependent oxidoreductase, whose amino-acid sequence MMMSSIQDFEVVIVGAGASGLMCAQSAGKRGRKVLLLDRAESVGEKILISGGGHCNFTNLLVAADNYISSNPHFCKSALKRFTQYDFIKLVEKHTVSYHEKTSGQLFCDGDAGEIVRLLVEECRTAGVKIQKRCSVLKIEKGRHFTVTTSRGTYRSESLVIATGGVSLLEKGVAHLGYEVAKQFGINILDCQPGLVPLTLSSQVMKDLEGLYGISVDAVVACNGYSFRGSILFTHKGLSGPAILQISNYWKAGDEIIINLLPEFNAVELIEKWKCERPKVEMKNLIGELLTRRLANRWLELSVQNKPANQYTSKEISEISDLFHKWHVYPTGTEGYRKAEVTKGGVDTEELSSKTFEARRVEGLYFIGEVIDVTGWLGGYNLQWAWSSGYCAGQYV is encoded by the coding sequence ATGATGATGAGCAGCATTCAAGATTTTGAAGTCGTAATCGTTGGAGCGGGGGCATCGGGATTAATGTGTGCACAATCGGCTGGTAAGAGAGGACGTAAAGTCTTGCTTCTGGACCGTGCGGAAAGTGTCGGAGAAAAGATCCTGATATCAGGGGGCGGACACTGTAATTTTACCAATTTACTGGTAGCTGCTGATAACTATATATCGAGTAATCCACATTTCTGCAAGTCTGCTCTAAAGCGCTTTACCCAGTATGATTTTATTAAGTTAGTTGAAAAACATACTGTAAGCTACCATGAGAAAACATCAGGTCAGCTTTTCTGTGATGGAGATGCGGGTGAAATTGTAAGGCTTTTAGTGGAAGAGTGCCGCACTGCAGGGGTAAAGATTCAAAAGAGATGTTCCGTTTTGAAAATAGAAAAAGGGAGGCATTTCACGGTAACGACAAGCAGAGGTACCTATAGATCAGAATCTCTGGTGATAGCCACCGGAGGTGTATCCCTGCTCGAAAAAGGAGTAGCTCATCTAGGATATGAGGTGGCGAAACAGTTTGGAATTAATATTTTAGACTGCCAGCCTGGACTCGTTCCCCTCACCTTGAGTAGTCAGGTCATGAAGGATTTGGAAGGTCTGTACGGAATATCGGTAGATGCAGTGGTTGCCTGCAATGGATACTCTTTTCGAGGATCAATCCTATTTACTCACAAGGGTTTAAGTGGTCCAGCGATCCTGCAGATTTCAAATTACTGGAAAGCCGGAGATGAAATTATTATCAATTTACTCCCGGAGTTTAATGCAGTGGAGCTTATAGAAAAATGGAAGTGTGAAAGGCCAAAAGTTGAGATGAAAAATCTGATTGGGGAGCTATTGACCAGGCGGCTTGCCAATCGATGGCTGGAATTATCGGTTCAGAATAAACCTGCAAATCAGTATACTAGTAAAGAGATCAGCGAGATCTCCGATCTCTTTCATAAGTGGCATGTTTATCCTACCGGTACGGAGGGATATCGTAAAGCGGAAGTAACAAAAGGGGGAGTCGATACCGAAGAATTATCGTCTAAAACTTTTGAAGCCAGGAGAGTGGAAGGCCTCTATTTTATCGGTGAAGTGATAGATGTGACCGGGTGGTTGGGAGGCTATAATCTTCAGTGGGCCTGGTCATCAGGATATTGTGCCGGGCAATATGTATAA
- the nhaD gene encoding sodium:proton antiporter NhaD has product MTNLVNSWVGYFSLFLFFIGYILIIFEDKLHLRKSKPIVLVSCLMWLCIGVYEAMHGVGHTATTTYSLRKDSTIFYEVRHGGGTHEFIEHLIAEIGGLFFFLLVAMTYINTLSSLNVFQAIRAKLLSRGMGYKSLFWATGGLTFIISPFADNLTSAMLMSTVALAVSGGNKKFIVPAFVNIVVAANAGGAWSPFGDITTLMVWMEGKVETLKFLYLILPSLVNWLVPAFIMSLWIPRGKPECGKETAALKPGARRTIFFGVLTIALGVSFHQFLHLPPFMGMMLGMGFLMFVSYYMQHWGEGKFLRNQSGPGKERRDVSSYDFFKKVEQVEFDTLLFFFGVLTAVGALQYMGHLAVVGDALYGTLGYTFANVAIGIVSAVGDNIPLMYAVLKMDMPMGLDQWLLITLTTGVGGSLLSIGSAAGVAVMGVNREHYTFMSHIKWAPIIALGYVGSIITWWFVTRFMM; this is encoded by the coding sequence ATGACGAACTTGGTGAATAGCTGGGTTGGTTACTTCTCACTGTTTTTGTTCTTTATTGGTTATATTCTTATCATATTTGAGGATAAACTACACCTCAGGAAGTCAAAGCCAATCGTATTGGTCAGTTGTTTGATGTGGCTGTGCATTGGTGTTTATGAGGCGATGCATGGAGTCGGACATACTGCAACCACAACATATTCATTGCGGAAGGATAGTACCATTTTCTATGAGGTAAGGCATGGGGGTGGAACTCATGAATTCATTGAACACCTCATTGCAGAGATCGGAGGTCTTTTTTTCTTTCTCCTGGTAGCCATGACTTATATTAATACCCTAAGTTCCCTTAACGTATTTCAGGCCATCCGTGCAAAGCTGTTATCCAGGGGGATGGGTTATAAGTCCCTCTTCTGGGCCACAGGAGGACTGACTTTTATCATCTCTCCATTTGCAGACAATCTGACCAGCGCCATGCTTATGTCAACGGTAGCATTGGCGGTAAGTGGCGGTAATAAGAAATTCATAGTACCGGCCTTTGTCAACATTGTAGTGGCTGCTAATGCCGGCGGCGCATGGAGTCCTTTTGGAGATATTACGACATTGATGGTTTGGATGGAGGGAAAAGTTGAGACGCTGAAGTTCCTCTATCTGATTCTCCCCTCTCTTGTCAACTGGCTTGTTCCGGCTTTTATCATGAGTTTATGGATACCCAGGGGAAAACCTGAATGCGGTAAGGAAACTGCAGCTCTTAAGCCGGGTGCCAGAAGGACCATATTTTTTGGTGTTCTCACCATTGCTTTGGGTGTCTCTTTTCATCAATTCCTCCATCTACCTCCTTTTATGGGTATGATGCTGGGTATGGGATTTCTCATGTTCGTATCGTATTACATGCAACACTGGGGGGAAGGGAAATTTTTAAGGAACCAATCGGGCCCTGGAAAAGAGAGAAGGGATGTATCAAGCTACGATTTTTTTAAAAAAGTGGAACAGGTGGAGTTCGATACCCTGCTCTTCTTTTTTGGAGTATTGACGGCTGTAGGGGCATTGCAGTATATGGGGCACCTTGCCGTAGTTGGAGATGCTTTGTACGGTACCCTTGGATATACGTTTGCAAATGTGGCGATTGGAATTGTTTCTGCCGTTGGAGACAATATACCCCTTATGTATGCAGTGCTTAAGATGGACATGCCGATGGGACTCGATCAATGGTTGCTCATCACCTTGACTACCGGTGTGGGAGGAAGTCTCTTGTCGATAGGATCGGCGGCAGGTGTCGCTGTTATGGGTGTTAACAGAGAACACTATACATTCATGTCTCATATAAAATGGGCACCTATCATTGCGCTTGGTTATGTCGGAAGTATTATCACCTGGTGGTTTGTGACCAGGTTCATGATGTAG
- a CDS encoding argininosuccinate synthase — protein MGKKKVVLAYSGGLDTSVAIKWIQEKYKMDVIALSIDLGAEKDLKPAEKKALQIGAIKSMTIEAKEEFIDSFIFPALQAGALYEKVYPLATALGRPLIAKILVDTAKSEGATAVAHGCTGKGNDQVRFDVAINTLNPSLQIIAPLREWNMTRNDAIEYAKKNGIPVEVTKKSPYSIDENIWGRSIECGVLEDPWIEPPEEVYKWTNEINKTPDTPTYLEIGFEKGIPVSLNGKERDGLSLIQELNQIAGENGVGRIDHLENRVVGIKSREIYESPAAILLFKAHHALEEITMTKDALRFKDLVSTQYSDMVYSGLWFSTFHQDLTAYVLSSQRFVTGTIRIKLLKSNCSVVGRKSPFSLYTRSLATYDKGDTFDHNAATGFIKIFGLATKTQAQIQKNAAVL, from the coding sequence ATGGGAAAAAAGAAGGTTGTTCTGGCATATTCAGGAGGACTTGATACCTCTGTCGCCATTAAATGGATACAAGAAAAGTATAAAATGGACGTAATTGCCTTGAGCATTGATTTGGGAGCAGAAAAAGATCTCAAACCTGCAGAAAAAAAGGCACTCCAGATCGGTGCGATTAAATCAATGACCATAGAAGCAAAAGAGGAATTTATCGATTCCTTTATCTTTCCAGCCCTGCAGGCCGGCGCTCTTTATGAGAAAGTGTATCCGCTGGCAACTGCCCTGGGAAGACCACTGATTGCAAAGATACTCGTTGATACCGCAAAGTCTGAAGGGGCGACCGCTGTTGCTCATGGTTGCACCGGCAAAGGTAATGATCAGGTCAGGTTTGACGTTGCCATAAACACCCTTAATCCATCTCTGCAGATAATCGCACCGCTGCGGGAGTGGAATATGACACGAAACGATGCAATAGAATATGCTAAAAAGAACGGAATACCCGTTGAGGTGACCAAAAAGAGTCCGTACAGTATTGATGAGAACATCTGGGGGAGAAGTATTGAGTGCGGTGTTCTTGAAGATCCATGGATAGAACCACCCGAAGAGGTATACAAATGGACAAACGAGATAAACAAAACACCTGATACACCAACTTATCTGGAGATTGGTTTTGAGAAAGGCATTCCTGTTTCTCTCAACGGAAAAGAGAGAGATGGTCTCAGCTTGATACAGGAACTGAACCAGATTGCAGGGGAGAATGGAGTGGGCCGGATAGACCATCTGGAGAACCGCGTTGTCGGAATTAAATCGAGAGAAATCTATGAATCTCCTGCAGCCATATTGCTCTTTAAGGCACATCATGCATTAGAAGAGATTACCATGACAAAAGATGCCTTGAGATTTAAAGATCTGGTGTCAACGCAATACTCTGATATGGTCTACAGCGGTTTATGGTTTTCAACATTCCACCAGGATTTAACCGCCTATGTCCTCAGTAGTCAGCGTTTTGTAACCGGTACAATACGCATAAAACTATTAAAAAGTAACTGTTCCGTCGTTGGAAGAAAGTCACCGTTCTCATTATATACACGCTCCCTTGCGACATATGACAAAGGAGACACCTTCGATCATAATGCAGCAACCGGCTTTATCAAGATTTTCGGTTTAGCAACCAAGACACAGGCACAGATCCAGAAAAATGCAGCAGTATTGTGA
- a CDS encoding RNA ligase: MSGILETLSKVNITEDQWREALDNHKVVADEFDGFTYYRFVKKVGQLEKGSVVNESDIIFHFPQIARIMRLESGIKAAFNRPFYIEEKVDGYNVRVAEIGGNVFAFTRGSYVCPFTTDRVGDFFNSEEFFSDNPHLIVCGEIAGPENPYNRGYPSYVKEDVKFFAFDIRTKNTDKHVPTEEKYRLFDRYKIPTVTCFGRHTNSDIGRIKRVLKELNDRGCEGVVLKPVSPDEKMVKYVTAGSCYRDMRVTSGLMLEIPAEFFTQRLFRVIFYLLDNELPLDKTIMQKTGESLLLPLFESAKKAISGEMVAEEFHVRLIHEKSIQKLFDHFHKCSVNAVLINQRKIGNYWHVKFERRCYPTYEIIRKYWEGLSHFD; encoded by the coding sequence ATGTCAGGGATTCTGGAAACACTCTCAAAGGTTAATATAACAGAAGATCAGTGGAGAGAAGCACTGGATAACCACAAGGTAGTTGCTGATGAGTTCGATGGTTTTACCTATTATCGATTTGTCAAAAAAGTTGGACAACTAGAGAAAGGTTCGGTCGTTAACGAGTCCGATATCATTTTCCATTTTCCACAGATAGCAAGAATTATGCGGTTAGAAAGTGGTATAAAAGCAGCTTTTAACAGACCCTTTTATATTGAGGAAAAGGTGGATGGCTACAACGTAAGAGTTGCTGAGATAGGGGGTAATGTGTTCGCCTTCACACGAGGAAGTTATGTCTGTCCATTTACTACCGATAGAGTAGGAGATTTCTTTAACAGTGAAGAATTTTTCAGCGATAATCCGCATTTGATAGTGTGTGGGGAAATAGCTGGTCCCGAAAACCCCTATAATAGAGGATATCCTTCCTATGTAAAGGAGGACGTTAAGTTCTTCGCATTCGACATAAGAACGAAAAATACGGACAAACACGTCCCGACAGAAGAGAAGTACAGATTGTTCGACAGGTATAAGATACCCACGGTAACCTGCTTTGGAAGACACACTAACTCAGATATAGGAAGGATAAAAAGAGTCCTGAAAGAGCTTAATGACAGAGGGTGTGAAGGCGTTGTGTTAAAGCCGGTGAGTCCGGATGAAAAAATGGTAAAATACGTTACAGCAGGTTCGTGTTACCGTGACATGAGAGTAACTTCTGGTTTGATGTTGGAAATTCCGGCAGAGTTTTTTACCCAGAGGCTATTCAGAGTAATTTTTTACCTTCTGGACAATGAGCTCCCGCTTGATAAAACTATCATGCAGAAGACCGGGGAATCTCTGTTACTCCCACTATTTGAGAGTGCAAAGAAAGCGATCTCTGGAGAAATGGTTGCTGAAGAGTTTCATGTAAGGCTCATTCATGAGAAAAGCATACAGAAGCTGTTCGATCATTTTCATAAATGCAGCGTAAATGCGGTATTAATCAACCAGAGAAAGATAGGGAACTATTGGCATGTAAAATTTGAGAGGAGATGTTATCCTACGTACGAAATTATCCGGAAATACTGGGAAGGTCTTTCACATTTTGATTAA
- a CDS encoding RNA ligase partner protein — protein MKEEIFVIDTSIFTNKEVSKSFGKTPTTALRKFLRLINKFEGPYFYMPPSIYSELMNFIDVEKIPKDLQIKIFQKPPKKYEMSVPSFLLYELIEDVRLRIDKGLRVAEQAVRNVMTNTEPENITNLRKKYRSALREGIIDSTEDVDLILLAKELDGILVTADTGIMTWADKLGIRFIESRNLRGILDSLIKM, from the coding sequence TTGAAAGAAGAAATATTTGTCATCGATACAAGCATCTTTACTAATAAGGAGGTAAGTAAGTCGTTTGGAAAGACACCGACAACCGCTTTAAGAAAATTTTTACGCCTGATTAATAAATTCGAAGGGCCTTATTTCTACATGCCGCCCTCTATTTACAGTGAACTCATGAATTTTATCGATGTTGAAAAAATACCAAAAGATCTCCAGATTAAAATCTTCCAGAAGCCGCCGAAAAAATACGAGATGAGTGTTCCATCCTTTTTGCTTTATGAGTTGATCGAAGATGTCCGTCTGCGCATTGATAAGGGTTTGAGAGTTGCAGAACAGGCTGTAAGGAACGTAATGACGAATACCGAACCCGAAAACATCACAAATCTACGGAAAAAATACCGCTCTGCATTACGGGAAGGTATCATTGACAGCACTGAAGATGTTGATCTGATCCTCCTGGCAAAGGAGCTCGATGGTATTCTGGTTACCGCCGATACGGGAATTATGACCTGGGCAGACAAACTGGGCATACGTTTCATTGAATCAAGAAACCTCCGGGGGATTCTTGACAGCTTAATCAAAATGTGA
- a CDS encoding protein-L-isoaspartate(D-aspartate) O-methyltransferase: MINILDSFQHVLNKMKPVIMVSVIIVFLCVLFRCQPFVNGAGMNSLVFAKKVVEQSGEEYDLQRRKMVESQIAARGVRDKKVLEAMATVPRHLFIPEDLRGFSYHDAPFPIGLGQTISQPYIVALMTEMLELDSDDIVLEIGTGSGYQAAVLATIVKKVYTIEIIDELGIQATERLKRLGYHNVDVKLADGSIGLPDKSPFDAIIVTAAAEKIPGALINQLKHGGRLVIPVDNTYRGQDLLIVEKNDEGEIDIKKTIPVRFVPLVKEKEIVE, translated from the coding sequence ATGATTAACATCCTGGACTCATTTCAACATGTGTTAAATAAAATGAAACCGGTGATTATGGTATCCGTTATTATAGTGTTTCTCTGTGTACTTTTTCGTTGTCAGCCTTTTGTAAATGGTGCCGGAATGAATTCACTTGTTTTTGCAAAAAAGGTGGTTGAACAATCAGGGGAAGAGTATGATTTACAAAGAAGGAAGATGGTAGAGTCTCAGATAGCGGCCAGAGGAGTAAGAGATAAAAAGGTGCTTGAGGCTATGGCGACAGTTCCTCGACATCTTTTCATTCCCGAAGATTTAAGAGGGTTCAGTTACCATGATGCACCATTTCCAATAGGGCTAGGGCAAACAATATCTCAACCTTATATAGTAGCTTTAATGACTGAGATGCTGGAACTCGATAGTGATGATATTGTTCTTGAGATTGGAACTGGTTCGGGGTACCAGGCCGCAGTCCTGGCAACTATTGTAAAAAAGGTGTATACCATTGAAATAATCGATGAACTGGGAATCCAGGCAACGGAGCGGTTAAAACGACTTGGATATCATAATGTGGATGTGAAACTGGCTGACGGATCAATTGGGTTGCCGGACAAGTCACCCTTCGATGCGATTATTGTAACAGCAGCAGCAGAAAAAATTCCAGGTGCATTGATCAATCAGTTAAAACATGGCGGAAGGTTGGTGATTCCGGTTGATAATACCTATCGTGGTCAGGATTTGCTAATCGTTGAAAAAAACGATGAAGGTGAAATAGATATAAAAAAAACAATTCCTGTGCGTTTCGTTCCTCTGGTAAAAGAGAAAGAGATAGTTGAGTAG